The DNA region CTGTTTCTGTTTTGTGAGTTCATGTCGACGTCGGTGTTCGAGCATAGGCGGCATTTTTTTATAGTTAGATCGGAGAAAAGGGTCGGTTTTTTCATTCTTGCTGCATTCCTTTCGGTGTTGTTCATACAGAAAATAATGTGTTGATTTTTTAGGCTAAGCAGCGCGCGTGGGATGGCACCTTCAGTTCAGGCAGCTATTCCTCCTGGTGGAATCTGGCGAAGAGGGAAGAAGTACTATTCCGTGTGCGACGTTATTTTCGAGATCGATGCCAAGTATGAGCCCATCAAGCCTCTCGGGTCAGGAGCATATGGAGTGGTCTGCTCTGCGCATGATCACGAGACGAAAAAGAAGGTCGCCATCAAGAAGATCTCCAACGTGTTTGAAGACCAGACCACCGCTGTTAGGACTCTGAGGGAGATGATGATTCTCCGGCAAATCAAGCACTTCAACGTGATCCTCCTCACGGATGTGATACTGCCGGCCCCGAAGATGCAGTTTAAGGATGTTTATTTGGTCTTCGAGCTCATGGACACTGACCTGGATCGTGTTATTGAGTCCGGTCTGCCGCTATCTGCCAACCACGTCAAGTACTTTGTCTTTCAGATACTGTGCGGCCTCCGCCACATTCACTCAGCCAACATACTCCACCAAGACCTGAAGCCCAGCAATATCCTCGTCAACTCTGATGGTCATCTGAAGATTGGTGATTTTGGACTTGCGAGAACGACAGCCCAAGACGAGTCCGAATTCATGACTGGGTATGTTGTCACTCGATGGTACCGCGCACCCGAGGTCCTCCTTGCCTCCCGCAACTATGGGCAACCTATTGACATCTGGTCAGTCGGGTGCATCTTTGCCGAAATTCTCGGGCGAAAACCCATCTTTCCTGGCACCTGCTCCCTGAACCAGTTGCAGTGCATAATCGGCGTGCTAGGCACCCCGAAGCAAGCTGATCTCGACTTCATCCAAAGTGAGAAGATGAGAACATACATCAAGTCCTTGACTTACTCTAGCGGAACCCGACTGTCGAGTCTCTTTCCCCAGGCAGACCCTCTGGGATTAGACTTGCTTGCCAAGATGCTTGCATTCAACCCGAAGAAGAGGATCACTGCTGCTGAAGCGCTCAGGCACCCCTACCTGGCAGATGTATACATTTCATATCTCGATTCTCCGGCCCAGTTCCAAGTGAATCTGGACATGGATGCGGATACAAAGCGGAATGAGATAAGGAAACTTATGTGGGACGAAATGCTCTACAACCATCCCGAACTCACTTTGCACCGTCGCTGTCGTCCTCGCCGATAGGTTGTCATGCCTTGACAGAAGTTTGTTCATGCCTATTTCTTTTTAGCTTCGGACTGTGAAGGACATGTCCATGTATATCATCAACCGAAAACCGTTTATATATCAAGGGAGGCTGCCATTTTTGTTCCTCGCTTATTATTACTTTGTTTTCGGTATTTGTAATAGGCTTTGTGCGACCATAAGTCAGTAAACAGCAGTAACCGCGAGATCATTCATCCGAAGAAGATCGAGTTTGCAAGTTTATGATACCTTGATCTGCAAGTTATCTAAAATGCTTAGAAACGAGAATCAAGTCATGATGTTAGGTTGATAAACTCTTTTGCCATGCTGCAGTCTTAGCAATTGTATGCATCTTTTCGGTTTAATTGTACGGACGATACAaaaagtttggtaaagttgcACAATtggtacaaatttttttttttgttacacaatcgatacaaaatatttcaatcaaGACCATTATGTCAACTCTCGATTGACGCCGTCACATTTTGCTAACATGGCAGATGACGAGTCTTACCATTTATGACGTAGcgcaaataatataataaaaaattcattttctaaatcttcaactgaaataaatggaataaaaattcattttttttttaaattctcactctctctcctctctctcttctctctcacgCCTCTCTATTTTCTATCTCATCTCTCTccgaaacattttgtatcgattgtgtaacaaaaaaactttttgtaccaatcGTGCAACTTTGCCAAACATTTTTGTATCGTCCATACAATTAATCCCATTTTTCCTTGTATGATTGGAATTGAAATTACTTTTGCAGAGACTCGGACTTTGGAATATGTAGATGTTTGTCAATTACTAAACAGATGATTTATTTGtggccaaaagaaaaagaaaaagacaaatgttTTATTTCTATCACAAAGATACGGGAAATTTTATGGTGCAATCAATAAAATTGGTTCCACCATACCATCAAGTAATTTACTATGTGAGTAAAAAGttaagtaatttattaaaaaattaattaaagttcCTCAAAATATGTGTagtttatttcaaaatttatataacttGTTTCGAAATATGTGTAATTTATCTTGGAATCTATGTAATTACCTTTTTTTGTTAGTAATTTCCTTCATTTGTTAGTAATTTACTAGAAATTTATGTAACTTACtacaaatttgaataatttatcCTGATTATACAGTACAATTGATTACACCGTAGACCTTCCCGAAAGATACAAGCCCAACCAACCacaaattgactttccgaaaTAAATAGTTTCATGGGAGTATAAGAACCGATGATTTTTTCTTACTGCAACTCTTTCTAGTCTCACCCTTTGAACCCGCCAGCGGAACAAGTTCCCGATCCTCAGCATTGAGTCTACGAACCGTGAGAAGAAGGAATCCTTGCTCTCAGTATACTTCTTCTAAACGCAATCAAATAAGAGGACCTGGTAGGAATTGATTAGGCCCTTGTGGGACATCGCTATAGTCGAAGGCAGTTGGTCACACTTTGTCCAAGCAGAAAATCGCCCCAGCTTGTGCAGCCTGACTGGATGGTGGTCGGAGAAGGACTCGTCGGACTGATTTTACGGCCTCTGCCTGAAGCTTGTTCACGCATACTAGTCTACCCTCCCTTGATCTCTTTATCACTTACTGCTCATTCGCGTACTAATCAAGGTTATCATTGAattttgccaaaaaaaaaaatcttctaaGGGGAGGGCAATAACAGAAGCTTCTATTATATGGCTTAtgaattcaatatattttgcCAATTAAATTGCTGGTTTCTTGTGAATAAGTGCTAGCTGAATAACGTTATACATCTTTCATTGCTTAGGTGGCATTCAGGTAAGACAACATTCTAAATGTTAAATTTACATGGTTCCAGACTAGAACATGACGAGGAGTAATAGAGAAGATCGACACCCCAAAAGATCCTTGCCTCGAATCATGTGTCATACATTTTCTCCGGTCCTTGAACTCGGGGAATTCCTAGTGCAATATTTCATGACTTGGAAACTTCAAAGCAAGATTTTACAATTGATTAcaagaacaaaaatatatacagCACAGATTCTGCTGATACGCAGCTTCCAAATGGCACAATCTTCTTCAAGTCCTTTTCCTGCTCATCGGGTTCTTGTTTAGTGGATACACTAGCGTGGTTTGTCCAATTAACCCATTCTTCTGCCTTATCTGCAGGCTTCTCATCAGGCGACTCATTCTGGGACTGCTCTTTGCCAGCTTCTACAGGAACAACATCCTTAACCAGTTCCTCTTCCTAGACTATGACAGGCTTCTTTATGGGCAAACCGTGCTCCACCTGTCTTTTAACATTACATAGGAATTCAAACGGAATAAATATTCGAATTGCTTCCGATCCTTGTCTTATAATTAAGTGATCGGTTGAATTTTTCACACCAATGACAACATATTTTGGTGAATCATCTCCTTGATGGGAGTATAGTGTTCCCTCGATCTACTTCTGTTCTTCCTCTCCATCGTTCATGAGATCCTTCCTCTCTTCTCTGTTCTGTTCTGCCTCCCCGCCGCCGAGTCAATTAAACCATGTCCCTTTCTAGCTTCTCCGTTGTGAATTCAAAGGCCTTAAATAATGGGAATCCTCACACCAGATCATGTCAGGAATAACCAATATCCCAGTGTGATCTACCAAACATTAAGTTCAGTAATTGACCAGCAACGGGACGGTGCACTGCTGCTTAATAACGATAGAGGTTCCCAATTTGCTTTGCTTCAATAGAAACAACTTACAGTCAACTACGGAATGTATAAATTACAAGTTTTATCAACTTCTTTTTTCCAGTCAAAGATAATTTGGGTCGAAACAGCGGAAATGGAAGGTAACTGTTGTCAATTCATAACAAACTTACACCAAATAATCCTGAAGAATCGTTCCACTTTGTTATGATTTTCTATAGTCATGGAATTTTTCTTCCCCCTCCATCTTCATCTATATAAGCCCTCAACTTCTTCCTTTCATATCCGTCATCACACCGAAATGTACCTAAAGTTACAACATCGCAGGTGCCTCTTCAAACGTCGTCGCTTGGTTTGGGTAGCGTCCTTGTTCTCATGTTGTACTTGTCTCGAGGTCATCTTCTCATGTGCCAATCGCTTTTTCACAACAACCCAGGACGGAACTTCAAGGAACTCGGACATGGGTGTCTTAGGAATGTGCTCTGCAGATTTCACTCATCCTTGTAATCCACTAATTAATGAAGCTTCTAGGACAGACTCCCTTCAGTGGGTCAACAGTTTGAGTTGAAAACCGCTGCATCCTAGGACACTATATCGTTCAGCCCTATGAAGTCGCGTGGGTCGTGGTGGAAGAGTGATTGTTGCACGAGAAGACCACCTCCAGAACAAAATCAGCAGTATAAGAACATCGACGTGCACAACCTTTTGGACAAAAAAGGGCATTACTTCCTTTGGATTAACGGTTTGTAATATACTATGAATTCATCATCCGTTAAAACTAAATATTTAGCTTCCAAATTCTGTCCAAAATAATTCTCGGTTAAATCTTAGCGGTTGCCTGAATGATCTACTTCTGTCAGTCGAATTGTTATGTATTGTTCAAGATTGGGAAGGAAGATTTCGTCTTCCATCCTCAGATCAATGTTAAACTGTGAGCTTGTTTTGCGCAGCTAATGACTCGGAACTTCTTGTATTCtctcaaatatatttttcaagtccatttatctcttcttcttttttcctattatttgactattcttgatttttttttttgcgggCTTGAGATTGAATCAAGCTCTACAGAAAAGTCTGCTATACGAAGACTGGACTCGATTATCTTTCGGTTACTGCGGACAAGTTATATCTATCAAATGTGGCGTGTAAGTAATTTCCAGATTTTTCAGCAGAAGATTGCTCTCCTATTTCAAGGTTGTTGCTGCGGGACTTGGAGTCGGGGGTCTATTTCATTCCGAACTCGAGTTCAAGAtgcaattttctttattagCTGCTAAGGCATTTCCCTTTTAATTGTACAAATGTTATCTATGGTTGTTCATGGATAAGTAGTGTACGATATCCAGTTTTATTGATCAATGCAATTACAATAGGacaaagttatatatatatatatatttatatataattaaaaatttgtaatCGTATAATTGAGTTGCCGAGAACATATAAcctatataacatatattgtatttttcataaaatataatgaaaatttaaaaagtgaTAGTTTTTCACTTAGTTTATGTATGGATACCGTTAATGCATTGGTGTCAACCGGGTAGCAACGTGGTCATAGTTCAAGATGTTCGCTCCTTGATCCACCGGGATTGGATGGTGGTTGTGCAACATGTGTTACGTAAAGAGAACTCTTATGCATATTGACTAGCGAATCATGCGCTTGCTCGCTTCTAGTCGGAGTCCATGTACTTACTCTTTGCCCACCTGGGCTCCACTTCTTATTATTTGGAAATGTCATAGGGGCTGCCAAATTGTTTTCGTTACGAACCTGGGCTTAGGTCCCATAtttcatacaaaaaaaaaaagtataacagtataaaaatataaaaacagtCTAGGAGATAATCACTAATTTAGCCCTATTCAATAAGAACGGAATGCATTAATCATAGACATAGTAAACATTATCAAGCATGAAATTAGGCTTGATATCTTCTTTAAACCAATCAACCTTAAAATTGCAAACCGAAACCAAAGAGGCCTGGCTGAAGTAAGGGAGTTCATCTCATATCACAGGGAACCACTTATAAGTTCGTAAATTTATTACTTGTTTCTACGTGGATAGAATCATTAACATGCTGATGGATAtcttgaaattatatatttttttggttaattttaTAACTGAAAGCTTCCACTtatcaaatttaataaatcatacatatatctacgcttttgaaaaataaatataatatgttgaaaaataaatatgatatatCATACATATATCAAGAATCGGATCAACAGCTTTATAAGATAAGATTTTTGTCCATGAAATCAGGCAGCGAAGCAGATTTTAGACGGACTGTTCCGATCTGTGCAAGCCACAAGAAATTCATAATCAGGCACAGGGTGTATGCATGGTTGTCTCCTTAATTAGACAATAGAGGGATCCCACCTTATTCAACCAATATACTGctcaaagtttttttttctttcctcgtAAACCTTGAGGATTCATTCATTACATGTAAAAATTACATGACGAGATTACAAGGTGAAAATgctcaaaaattaaaaattacaatatcaGAATTAATCAAATGCTCCCAGACATATTGCACAGAAAAAACTGAGGTGGAAAGCAAGGGTAGTAGCTATCCGAGATTCCGATCAAAACCTTCTGCCGTCATACATGGACCTCGATAAATAAGGGAAGGGTCCTCAAGTCATAAATCCATGTAGAACTCAACCATCTGATATCGAGGTTACGCAGGGATCTCGATATCAAAGCAAACCGGGGGATCTTGACCTGTACTCgggagccaaaaaaaaaaagccctcAACAACGGCAACCACCCTCAATCGGGGTCGTCAGCTACTTCTGTTGTGAATtgctatatataaaaaaaagttcatgctAAAGAAATGAGTGCCAAATTGGGTTTTTGTGTAGCAGTTCATGTTGATGTCGATGTTCGGGGAGAAGCAGCAGTTTTAGTTGGATGACAACgatttcgttttcttttcagGCTCTGTAGTGTTCAGCGGATGGCACCTCTAATTCAGGCTGCTATTCCTCCTGACCGAATCTGGCGAAGAGGGAAGAAGTACTACTCCGTGGGTGATGCTATTCTTGAGCATTATATATAGAGTAAAATGCATTTTGCCCCCCAATCTTTAGGCCTAGTGGCGAAGTGCCCCCCGACCTTAAAAATTTTGCACTACACCACCTGacctttttaaaaataaacaaagtgCTCCTCCGATTGTCTTTCCGATCAGTTTTCCggccaaaaaataattagtttcggattttagaaaataatttttaaaaattaaatatatataataaaaaattagaagaaataaAACCATGACattggagagggagagagggagatgaGGGATAGAAGGGGATGGTGGTTGCTGCCGCCCATCCACCACGGCCCAGGGCAAGTTCTCGGACACTTATCTGCTCCCCTTAGATCTCTCTCTTGAGGAGGATGAAAGAGAGCTCTGAAAATTCATAGCTCTGTTAACCTCCCAATAAGCAAAATTTTGTTGTTCGCCCCGTTGTTTCCCCCAACATTACTTGTTTCAATCCATTTTCTGGTTGTCCTTCTTCTCCACTGTCGTCGTCATCTTGTCTGATGGGTATTACAATAATTCCAAGAAGTGTGATTTTATATGTTTGTTTTCCTTTGGAAATTTCGGTCATTGCTCCACCAATCCGTCCGGTTAATTATCGTGGAACCCTAGAACAGTCATGTGGTGGTTAATGGCTTATGAATCTGCACCGCAGTATTGTTGTTTGCAATTGGTTTTTGAACTCCTGAGTTCATAAATTAGTGGGCTTGTAAATCTATGTCGAGGGGGTGAGGGGGTGATAAAGAGTGCAATTTTGGGAGAGAAGGGGGAGTGTGAGGTCACTGGTGGCATGAGAGGCGTCCGATGATTTTCCCTTGGTGATGGTGGTCGGGCGGCAGGCGATGACCGCTCCTTCTGTTACTCGCAGCTTTTTCTCTTTGACGTTCTCCTTCTTTTTCtactcattttattatttatttagatttgGCTGGAAAACTGATCGGAAAGGCAATCGTAGGAGcactttgtttatttttaaataggtCATGTGGTATAGTGTAAAATTTTTAAGGTCAGGGGGCACTTTGCCACTAGGCCTAAAGATTGGGAGGTAAAATGCATTTaactcttatatatatgttagtagaatatatatatatatattagtataaatAATAACCGAATCTTTAgtagtattattatttattatataaaaaatcacaaaacaaacaaatataaaaggaTCTAGAGAGTTGCGGCTGGAGCTCCCCGCAAATATAGCGCAGGAGACAGAGATCCTACTCAATCTATCTCTATGCTTAATATCTCTAgagaatcaatatatattctcTTCCATCCCTTCCCGACTTTCTTGCTCAGCCAATCTCATTTAACACTTCCTACGTAAAAAGAAAGCCCATATCAAACTCCGCTGCAGTTCTCGTGCTCCCTCGTCGACCTTTCTGAGTTTGCAGTGCTGAGGAAGTAGACGAAGGACCAGTCAAGCAGGTCTCACGAAGTAAGATTATATTTCTTCTTGAACTTCATCTTTCCTGCGTGCTGAATCACTTGCCCCCGTTTGCAGTGTGGCGCTATTTTCTGTTTCTATTTTATGAGTGATGTCGACATCGGTGTTCAGGAATAGGCagcattttattattttcagttTGATCGGAGAAAAGGTTCCGTTTTTTAGGGTCTTGCTGCATATCCTTTCGGTGTTGTTCATAGAGAAAACGATTTGTGGATTTTTTAGGCTAAGCAGCGCGCAGGATGGCACCTTCAGTCCAGGCAGCTATTCCTCCTGATGGAATCTGGCGAAGAGGGAAGAAGTACTATTCGGTGTGTGATGTTATTTTCGAGATCGACGCCAAGTATGATCCCATCAAGCCTCTGGGGGCGGGAGCATATGGAGTGGTCTGCTCCGCGCATGATGAGGAGACGAAAAAGAAGGTCGCCATCAAGAAGATCTCCAACGTGTTTGAAGACCAGACCACTGCTGTTAGGACTCTGAGGGAGATGATGATTCTCCGGCAAATCAAGCACTTCAACGTGATCCCCCTCAAGGATGTGATGCTGCCAGCCCCGAAGGCGCAGTTTAAGGATGTTTATTTGGTCTTCGAGCTCATGGACACTGACCTGGATCGTGTTATCGAGTCTGGTTTGCCGCTATCTGCCAACCACGTCAAGTACTTTCTCTTTCAGATACTGTGCGGCCTCCGCCACATTCACTCAGCCAACATACTCCACCAAGACCTGAAGCCCAGCAACATCCTCGTCAACGCTGATGGTCATCTGAAGATTGGCGATTTTGGACTTGCTAGAACGACAGCCCAAGATGACTCCCAGGTCATGACAGGATATGTCGCCACTCGATGGTACCGTGCACCCGAGGTCCTCCTCGTCTCCCTCAACTATGGGCAACCTATTGACGTATGGTCCACCGGGTGTATCTTTGCTGAAATTCTTGGGAGAAAGCCCATCTTTCCCGGCACCAGCAGCCTCAACCAGTTGCAGCACATAATAAACGTGCTAGGGACCCCGAAGCAAGCTGATCTTGAGTTCATCCAAAATAAGAAGGCCAGAAATTACATCCAATCCTTGCCTTACTCTAGTGGAACCCCACTGTCGAATCTCTTCCCCCAGGCAGATTCTCTGGGA from Punica granatum isolate Tunisia-2019 chromosome 3, ASM765513v2, whole genome shotgun sequence includes:
- the LOC116200312 gene encoding mitogen-activated protein kinase 7-like, translating into MAPSVQAAIPPGGIWRRGKKYYSVCDVIFEIDAKYEPIKPLGSGAYGVVCSAHDHETKKKVAIKKISNVFEDQTTAVRTLREMMILRQIKHFNVILLTDVILPAPKMQFKDVYLVFELMDTDLDRVIESGLPLSANHVKYFVFQILCGLRHIHSANILHQDLKPSNILVNSDGHLKIGDFGLARTTAQDESEFMTGYVVTRWYRAPEVLLASRNYGQPIDIWSVGCIFAEILGRKPIFPGTCSLNQLQCIIGVLGTPKQADLDFIQSEKMRTYIKSLTYSSGTRLSSLFPQADPLGLDLLAKMLAFNPKKRITAAEALRHPYLADVYISYLDSPAQFQVNLDMDADTKRNEIRKLMWDEMLYNHPELTLHRRCRPRR
- the LOC116200313 gene encoding mitogen-activated protein kinase 7-like, coding for MAPSVQAAIPPDGIWRRGKKYYSVCDVIFEIDAKYDPIKPLGAGAYGVVCSAHDEETKKKVAIKKISNVFEDQTTAVRTLREMMILRQIKHFNVIPLKDVMLPAPKAQFKDVYLVFELMDTDLDRVIESGLPLSANHVKYFLFQILCGLRHIHSANILHQDLKPSNILVNADGHLKIGDFGLARTTAQDDSQVMTGYVATRWYRAPEVLLVSLNYGQPIDVWSTGCIFAEILGRKPIFPGTSSLNQLQHIINVLGTPKQADLEFIQNKKARNYIQSLPYSSGTPLSNLFPQADSLGLDLLEKMLAFNPKKRITASQALKHPYLADVYIADFDSPAQFQVKLDVDEDSKFNEMRKLMWDEMLYSHPELALCRNQVLEVAIVEGGGAHVVRGEGVVVPASAQAARMELVRVGLVKGEIVLAVPRLIVQLHLKLVHAC